Part of the Nostoc sp. ATCC 53789 genome, AACTTATTGATAGATTTGTCGACGATCCTAACAAAGTTGTCAAAGTCGGACAAGTAGTTAAAGTGCAGGTGTTAGAAATCAACGAAAAACTGAAGCGGATTAGTTTGTCGATGAAAGCAGTTAAACAATAATTATAAACAGCAGATGGGAGTTTATCAAGTTCGATTCATCAATCCTACACTTGGGTTAGATCGCACCATTCAAATACCAGACGATCAATATATTCTGGATATAGCAGAAGAAGCTGGTATCCGTCTACCATCTGGGTGTAAACAAGGCGAATGTTCTGCTTGTATTGCCAAACTCATTAGCGGTGAAGTTAATCAAAGCGAGCAAAAATTTCTGCGCCCAAGTGAAATACAGGCTGGTTATGTTGTTACTTGTGTAACTTCCCCCTTGTCTAATTGCACTTTAGAAACCCATCAAGAACAAGTCTTATATAAGTCAGCTCTTTACTACAAGCCTGAGTCTGGAAAATCTGATTAAATTAATCTTAAATTCGTAGGGTGCATTAAACAAAAAAATTAACGCACCCTTGAAAACATGGCATCACAGTAGGGGCGCATCAATATGATAACCACTATAGTTTTCTCAATAATAGACCTAATGGTAGAAGGAAATTCTATCTTGCAAGAGAGGTGAAAGTCTGTCACATAGTTAAAGATGAGATAAGAAGTTACAAACAAAAAAGATTAGGTCAAAAAAATGTTGACACCATTATTAACCGCCCTAGCTACAGCTTTGAGCCTGTTGATTGTTGATTTAGTTGTTCCAGGCGTTAATATTGCTAATTTCCCCGCAGCTATGATTGCTGCTTTAGTAGTTGGGCTAATTAACGGTTCAGTTAAACCAGTTCTGTCTGCTCTCTCCCTACCACTTAACTTTCTATCATTTGGAGCATTTTCGCTCGTCGTCAACGGTTTATGTTTTTGGTTAGCAGCAGTACTAGTTCCTGGTTTCTCAGTAAATGGGATTATTGGTTTCCTTCTTGGGCCAGTGATTCTAACCTTTGCTAACACTTTCATTAATAACTACTTTGTTGAAAGAAACCTTTTAACCAGCAGTGGTGATGTAAAAAGCCAAAATGAATTACCTTCTAGATAAATATTAAAAGGGGTAGAAATAGTAATTTCATCACTTTTCTACTCCATAAAAAATATCTGAAGGTGGATTTACTAAATCGGCATCTTCAAAGAATGTAACTAAAGAAAATCACAAAAATACAGCAAAATCATGAAATTAGTTCGTTATCTTCTAGGTTTGTTAGTGCCTCCTTTAGGCGTTTTCCTGACAGTTGGAATTGGCCCTACATTGTTTATCAACATTTTGCTCACAGTTCTAGGCTGGCTACCCGGCAGTATTCATGCAATTTGGGTCATTGCCAAGCATGATGAACAACTAAATCGAGAAAGTGGTATTTACTAATACGCAAGAGAAAATTGGTAAATATCAAATATTAAGTATGGTGCGTTACGCTTAAAACCGTAACGCACCATTTCATTTTGTACCAATTCCAAATTTCACTTGCATAATTAGTGGACAATTGGTTGTGTGTAGAATTCAAAAATTAGTCCATACAAGCTAGAAAAGCAGAGTACTAAATCGAATTGTTAGTACTACATACAGCATTATATAATAAGCTTTGCGGCGTGGAACCTAGTCTGACTCAAACACTAGTACGATAAATGGCTAATGATTTGCGTCCTGCTACAACCAAAGGGAACTTGCGGTTTGAGTCCGTCACTTACTTACCCCGGCGGTAAGTGTAAGGTAGTTCGCTTGTGTTGTATCCCTTACCCAAAGTTTTTGAGAGGTGAATTGCAATGTCTAATCTTCGAGAAGGAATGCCCGTACTTGCCCGTCATGAGGGAGATTGGGTAGGAACTTATACATTAATTGATACAACAGGAAAAATCCTCGACAGTTATGAGTCTCACTTAAGCTGTCAATTTCCAGAAAATGGCCCTCATCCCTACTATCAAATCAATCGCTATAAGTGGTCTGATGGGAAAGAAGAAAAGCATGAATTTCCAGGAAGCTATAAAGATAATAAACTCTGGTTTGACACCGAGCGCATCCAAGGAAAAGCCTGGGAAATTGATGATTCTGTTGTGATTTTGTGGTTTAGTTATAAAACTAACCCAGAAATGAGTTTATACGAAATGATCTATATTAGTCCCGACAGCAATAATCGTGCCCGTACTTGGCATTGGTTTAAGAATAATAAAATCTTTCAACGCACCTTAATTCAAGAAGAACGGCTAAGATAGTAATTTCTGTTTTCAGAGATCATCAATCATTATTCTCTAGTCCGCGCGGGCGGACTTTGCTTGTGTAGCGACAGCTTCAAATGGTTAGGCTTTTCTCTCAAATTTCAACTTAGTAAGGTACACGCATGGCAAAAGGTGACAAAATAAACTTTTCTACTCCTAGTGGTTTCCCAGAATTTCTGCCTAATGAAAAGCGTCTAGAGTTATATTTGCTAGATATCATTCGTAGAGTTTTTGAAAGCTATGGATTTACACCCATAGAAACACCTGCTATAGAACGTTTAGAAGTGCTTCAAGCTAAAGGAAATCAAGGCGATAATATCATTTATGGCATTGACCCCATTCTGCCACCAAATCGACAAGCCGAGAGAGATAAATCGGGCGAAACTGGTTCGGAAGCAAGAGCATTAAAGTTTGATCAAACAGTTCCTTTAGCAGCTTATATTGCCCGTCACCTGAATGAGTTAACCTTTCCCTTTGCCCGCTACCAAATGGATGTGGTTTTTCGAGGAGAACGTTCAAAAGATGGGCGTTTTCGCCAGTTCCGGCAGTGTGATATTGATGTAGTTGCTCGTCGTGAACTCAGTTTACTCTACGATGCTCAAATGCCTGCAATTATCACTGAGATATTTGAAGCAATAAATATTGGTGATTTTTTGATCCGCATCAATAATCGTAAAGTTCTTACAGGTTTTTTTAAGTCAGTAGGAATTACTGAAGATAAAATTAAATCGTGTATTGGTATTGTTGATAATTTAGAAAAAATTGGTGAAAATAAAGTAAAACAAGAATTAGAAAAAGAGGAAGTTTCAGAAGAACAGACTCAAAAAATTATTGATTTTATTAAAATTCATGGTTCTGTTGATGAAGTATTAAATAAACTTAAGCATCTCACCCAAAATCTGCCAGAAACCGAGCAATTAAGCCTGGGGATTAGCGAATTAGAAACGGTAATTACAGGCGTGCGTAATCTCGGAGTGGCCGAAAATCGTTTCTGTATTGATTTATCCATTGCTCGTGGTCTTAATTACTATACTGGTACAGTTTACGAAACAACCTTATTAGGACATGAAGCTTTAGGTAGCATCTGTTCTGGTGGGAGATATGAAGAATTAGTTGGGATATTCTTAGGTGAAAAAATGCCTGGTGTAGGCATTTCTATTGGTTTAACTCGCTTAATTAGTCGATTGTTAAAAGCTGGTATTCTTAGTACCTTAGCTGCTACACCAGCTCAGGTTATGGTAGTGAATATGCAAGAAGATTTAATGCCAACTTATTTAAAAGTTTCGCAACATCTGCGTCAGTGTGGAATTAATGTTATCACTAACTTTGATAAGCGTCCCTTGGGTAAACAATTTCAGCTAGCCGATAAACAAGGAATTCAATTTTGTGTAATTATTGGTTCTGAGGAAGCAGCAACACAAAATTCTTCCCTGAAAGATTTGAAAACAGGTGAGCAAGTAGAAGTGTTACTGGTAGATTTGGCTGAGGAAGTTAAAAAAAGGCTTGCTTCATAAGCTACAAAATTCTAAGGGTAAGTTGGATTTCATTCGTGATACTATTGGTGAATTATTTCTTAACATTGTAATTCAACGATAAACCTGTCGTCTCTAAAAATATTGGTTTTCCCTTAGCCAAACCGAACTACGAAAAAATCAGGTTTTTTGCTGCTTTAAAGTATAAAGTTATATTTTGCCAACAGTATCAGGAACAAAACCTAACCTTGTATCTTAGAAGAAGTGTAGACCGTCACAACTTGATCAACAAAGACCCCTTTTTATAGGGTTCAACACAACAATATCCTATACAAAACTCGAACAGTCTCCGGGTTCAAAACACTGATTCGCAAACTTTAGAAGTCCAGAGAAATTAGGGGCTCTTTATTACCTCATAAGAATTATGAGTAAATTTGATTATATTAAGTTTAAGAAATTAAGTGAGAATATAGCTTGATGTTTATATCCCATATTTAGAATATCAAATAGTAGTATAGATAGATTGTTTTTAGTGAAATTTTATCCTTCAATAAACCAAGACTATACAAACTTTGTAGTAAAATAATTGACCTTACTTATCTAAAGTTCAATCCTCATACTCAAATCCAACCACTTCGACTGAGTAATCGGCGCACTGCTAGAAATATAGTCAACACCAGTCTCTGCCACACTGCGAATCGTCTCTAAAGTCACATTCCCTGAAGCCTCTATTTTCACCTGGCTATCCCGCTCGCGAATCAACTGCACCGCCTCATACATCATATCCACAGGCATATTGTCTAACATAATAATGTCGACGTTGTGCTTCAAAGCTTCTTTCACCTGCTCTAAACTTTCAGTCTCTACCTCTATTGTCAAGGGATAAGGTATTTGAGAACGAATACGGGTAACTGCTTTTTCAATTCCACCTGCCGCCGCAATGTGATTATCCTTAATCATCACTGCATCATCCAATCCCATACGGTGATTAATCGCTCCACCCACAGCAGTTGCATACTTTTCCAACAGTCTCAATCCTGGTGTAGTTTTACGCGTATCCACCAACTGAGTCGGTAAATCAGCAATTTTCTCTACATATATATTAGTGAGCGTAGCAATACCACTCAATCGCATAGCCAAATTGAGAGCAACTCGTTCCCCCATCAGTAGCGCATCCAGCGAACCATGAATTTCAGCTACCACCTGTCCCGGCTCACACCATGTACCTTCAGCCGCAACCGCCGCAAAGCTGACTTTTTCATTCAAAATCTGAAACACCCTAGCTGCAACCGATAAGCCAGTAATTATGCCTGAAGCTTTAGCTATCCATTTAGCCGAGCCTAGCGTCACATCTTCTACTAGTAGCGTATTTGTTGTGCGATCGCCCCGGCCAATATCCTCCAACAACCAGCCACGCAAAAGAGGATCTAAAACCAGCCAAGGCGGTAAAACACCAGAACTGCTCACAAATATATTGCTTCCTTAGTAACTTACAGGAATACTATAGCTTAAAACTCTTACACTCTAAGGCTTTGATGGCGATAGAAAAGCAGTCCAAAAGAATTTTGGAAAAATAGTTGACACAAGGAGGTGTGTTCGCTATATTGAATAAGTGCCTGAAGCGGAGAGCTTAAAGCGACTCGCGAAAAGGGATACCGAACCTTGAAAATATTATAGTTTGAAAGCAATTATACAGCAAGTGTGTTGCGTCAAGAAAATAAAAAGATAACTAAGCTGAAGTTAAAAAAGAGCAGCTAAAAGAGCTATAGAGCTTTCCAATTAAAACGGAGAGT contains:
- a CDS encoding 2Fe-2S iron-sulfur cluster-binding protein, coding for MGVYQVRFINPTLGLDRTIQIPDDQYILDIAEEAGIRLPSGCKQGECSACIAKLISGEVNQSEQKFLRPSEIQAGYVVTCVTSPLSNCTLETHQEQVLYKSALYYKPESGKSD
- a CDS encoding phage holin family protein, whose amino-acid sequence is MLTPLLTALATALSLLIVDLVVPGVNIANFPAAMIAALVVGLINGSVKPVLSALSLPLNFLSFGAFSLVVNGLCFWLAAVLVPGFSVNGIIGFLLGPVILTFANTFINNYFVERNLLTSSGDVKSQNELPSR
- a CDS encoding YqaE/Pmp3 family membrane protein, whose product is MKLVRYLLGLLVPPLGVFLTVGIGPTLFINILLTVLGWLPGSIHAIWVIAKHDEQLNRESGIY
- a CDS encoding DUF3598 family protein, with the protein product MSNLREGMPVLARHEGDWVGTYTLIDTTGKILDSYESHLSCQFPENGPHPYYQINRYKWSDGKEEKHEFPGSYKDNKLWFDTERIQGKAWEIDDSVVILWFSYKTNPEMSLYEMIYISPDSNNRARTWHWFKNNKIFQRTLIQEERLR
- the hisS gene encoding histidine--tRNA ligase, whose amino-acid sequence is MAKGDKINFSTPSGFPEFLPNEKRLELYLLDIIRRVFESYGFTPIETPAIERLEVLQAKGNQGDNIIYGIDPILPPNRQAERDKSGETGSEARALKFDQTVPLAAYIARHLNELTFPFARYQMDVVFRGERSKDGRFRQFRQCDIDVVARRELSLLYDAQMPAIITEIFEAINIGDFLIRINNRKVLTGFFKSVGITEDKIKSCIGIVDNLEKIGENKVKQELEKEEVSEEQTQKIIDFIKIHGSVDEVLNKLKHLTQNLPETEQLSLGISELETVITGVRNLGVAENRFCIDLSIARGLNYYTGTVYETTLLGHEALGSICSGGRYEELVGIFLGEKMPGVGISIGLTRLISRLLKAGILSTLAATPAQVMVVNMQEDLMPTYLKVSQHLRQCGINVITNFDKRPLGKQFQLADKQGIQFCVIIGSEEAATQNSSLKDLKTGEQVEVLLVDLAEEVKKRLAS
- the nadC gene encoding carboxylating nicotinate-nucleotide diphosphorylase, encoding MSSSGVLPPWLVLDPLLRGWLLEDIGRGDRTTNTLLVEDVTLGSAKWIAKASGIITGLSVAARVFQILNEKVSFAAVAAEGTWCEPGQVVAEIHGSLDALLMGERVALNLAMRLSGIATLTNIYVEKIADLPTQLVDTRKTTPGLRLLEKYATAVGGAINHRMGLDDAVMIKDNHIAAAGGIEKAVTRIRSQIPYPLTIEVETESLEQVKEALKHNVDIIMLDNMPVDMMYEAVQLIRERDSQVKIEASGNVTLETIRSVAETGVDYISSSAPITQSKWLDLSMRIEL